From a single Capsicum annuum cultivar UCD-10X-F1 chromosome 12, UCD10Xv1.1, whole genome shotgun sequence genomic region:
- the LOC107851454 gene encoding uncharacterized protein LOC107851454 isoform X1, protein MFFPFRLCDLIGFNVAMTIEAQFVLSMPERIYKSTLIPLMQQDKRLGETTRKGFYLYDERHKVKPGPKIKKYVEKAREISSASIHPKLMNHADYLLNALLSKLLILILLMSWAWASPLTGSKRDLDSQLKIISSNFMVLIMSQHEEKVMKESKRNKSHSDDVGYIESETVDPSMKMENVLPGSERSAEISQVVDYQNYKVGGTFENSNLTAKIMETRSSFMERKDNESVDLGPSTMSSKGIMLEE, encoded by the exons ATGTTCTTTCCTTTTAG GCTGTGTGATCTTATTGGTTTCAATGTTGCAATGACTATTGAAGCTCAATTTGTATTGAGTATGCCTGAAAGAATTTACAAGTCAACACTTATTCCACTAATGCAACAAGATAAAAGATTAG GTGAAACGACTCGAAAAGGTTTCTACTTATACGATGAAAGACACAAAGTCAAGCCTGgtccaaaaattaagaaatacgTTGAGAAGGCAAGAGAAATTTCTAGTGCCAGCATTCACCCTAAG TTAATGAATCATGCAGATTACTTGCTGAATGCACTGCTGTCAAAGCTGCTGATCTTGATATTGCTTATGTCATGGGCATGGGCTTCCCCCCTTACAG GTTCAAAACGTGATCTGGATAGCCAACTGAAAATTATTTCCtcaaattttatggtattgattaTGTCTCAACATGAAGAGAAGGTAATGAAAGAAAGCAAGCGGAACAAATCTCATTCTGATGATGTAGGATATATTGAATCAGAGACAGTTGACCCATCAATGAAGATGGAAAATGTGTTGCCAGGGTCTGAAAGATCAGCTGAAATATCTCAGGTTGTAGACTATCAAAATTACAAGGTGGGTGGAACTTTTGAAAATTCTAATCTTACAGCAAAAATTATGGAGACTAGAAGTTCTTTTAtggaaagaaaagacaatgaatctGTGGACTTGGGGCCATCAACAATGAGCAGCAAAGGAATCATGTTGGAAGAGTAG
- the LOC107851454 gene encoding uncharacterized protein LOC107851454 isoform X2, with amino-acid sequence MTIEAQFVLSMPERIYKSTLIPLMQQDKRLGETTRKGFYLYDERHKVKPGPKIKKYVEKAREISSASIHPKLMNHADYLLNALLSKLLILILLMSWAWASPLTGSKRDLDSQLKIISSNFMVLIMSQHEEKVMKESKRNKSHSDDVGYIESETVDPSMKMENVLPGSERSAEISQVVDYQNYKVGGTFENSNLTAKIMETRSSFMERKDNESVDLGPSTMSSKGIMLEE; translated from the exons ATGACTATTGAAGCTCAATTTGTATTGAGTATGCCTGAAAGAATTTACAAGTCAACACTTATTCCACTAATGCAACAAGATAAAAGATTAG GTGAAACGACTCGAAAAGGTTTCTACTTATACGATGAAAGACACAAAGTCAAGCCTGgtccaaaaattaagaaatacgTTGAGAAGGCAAGAGAAATTTCTAGTGCCAGCATTCACCCTAAG TTAATGAATCATGCAGATTACTTGCTGAATGCACTGCTGTCAAAGCTGCTGATCTTGATATTGCTTATGTCATGGGCATGGGCTTCCCCCCTTACAG GTTCAAAACGTGATCTGGATAGCCAACTGAAAATTATTTCCtcaaattttatggtattgattaTGTCTCAACATGAAGAGAAGGTAATGAAAGAAAGCAAGCGGAACAAATCTCATTCTGATGATGTAGGATATATTGAATCAGAGACAGTTGACCCATCAATGAAGATGGAAAATGTGTTGCCAGGGTCTGAAAGATCAGCTGAAATATCTCAGGTTGTAGACTATCAAAATTACAAGGTGGGTGGAACTTTTGAAAATTCTAATCTTACAGCAAAAATTATGGAGACTAGAAGTTCTTTTAtggaaagaaaagacaatgaatctGTGGACTTGGGGCCATCAACAATGAGCAGCAAAGGAATCATGTTGGAAGAGTAG
- the LOC107851454 gene encoding peroxisomal fatty acid beta-oxidation multifunctional protein MFP2 isoform X3 — translation MFFPFRLCDLIGFNVAMTIEAQFVLSMPERIYKSTLIPLMQQDKRLGETTRKGFYLYDERHKVKPGPKIKKYVEKAREISSASIHPKLAKLSDKDIVEIILFPSVNESCRLLAECTAVKAADLDIAYVMGMGFPPYRFKT, via the exons ATGTTCTTTCCTTTTAG GCTGTGTGATCTTATTGGTTTCAATGTTGCAATGACTATTGAAGCTCAATTTGTATTGAGTATGCCTGAAAGAATTTACAAGTCAACACTTATTCCACTAATGCAACAAGATAAAAGATTAG GTGAAACGACTCGAAAAGGTTTCTACTTATACGATGAAAGACACAAAGTCAAGCCTGgtccaaaaattaagaaatacgTTGAGAAGGCAAGAGAAATTTCTAGTGCCAGCATTCACCCTAAG CTGGCAAAACTCTCAGACAAGGACATCGTCGAAATAATCTTATTCCCTTCAGTTAATGAATCATGCAGATTACTTGCTGAATGCACTGCTGTCAAAGCTGCTGATCTTGATATTGCTTATGTCATGGGCATGGGCTTCCCCCCTTACAG GTTCAAAACGTGA
- the LOC107851237 gene encoding cytochrome P450 77A1, producing MEQQFIFTAFTFLLSLFIFLITKKNKSKTLNLPAGPPGWPVIGNLFQVAGSGKQFFEYISELKPKYGPIFTLKMGSRTMIMITNADLAHEALIEKGQIFASRPKENPTRTIFSCNKFTVNAAVYGPVWRSLRKNMVQNMLSASRLKEFRECREIAMDKLIERIRADAKENNNVVYVLKNARFAVFYILLAMCFGVEMDQEMIEKVDQMMKDVLIVLDPRIDDFLPMLSLFVGYKQRKKVKEVRKRQIETLVPLVEKRRHVVQNPGSDKAAASFSYLDTLFDVKIEGRKSGPTNPELVTLCSEFLNGGTDTTATALEWAIGRLIENPSIQNKMYEEIKTIVGDKKVDENDIERMPYLNAVVKELLRKHPPTYFTLTHTVTEPVKLGGYDIPMDANVEFYVHGISHDPNIWSDPDKFDPDRFLSGHEDADITGVKGVKMMPFGVGRRICPGLGMATVHVNLMLARMVQEFEWSVYPENSKVEFSEKLEFTVVMKNPLRAKIKPRM from the exons ATGGAGCAACAATTTATTTTCACAGCTTTCACCTTTCTCCTCTCACTTTTCATCTTTCTAATAACcaaaaaaaacaaatccaaaaccctAAATCTGCCAGCCGGTCCACCCGGTTGGCCGGTCATCGGTAACCTTTTTCAAGTAGCGGGTTCAGGTAAACAGTTTTTCGAATACATTAGTGAGCTAAAGCCAAAATACGGTCCCATTTTCACACTAAAAATGGGTTCAAGAACAATGATAATGATCACTAATGCTGACTTAGCACATGAAGCTCTAATCGAAAAGGGTCAAATATTTGCTAGCAGGCCAAAAGAGAACCCTACACGAACCATATTCAGTTGCAACAAATTCACCGTAAATGCAGCCGTATATGGCCCGGTATGGCGATCATTGCGAAAAAACATGGTGCAAAACATGTTGAGCGCTAGTAGATTAAAGGAATTTCGCGAATGTAGGGAGATCGCGATGGATAAATTGATCGAAAGAATTCGGGCAGATGCTAAGGAGAATAACAACGTTGTTTACGTGCTTAAAAATGCGCGATTCGCAGTGTTTTATATTCTACTTGCCAtgtgttttggtgttgaaatggATCAGGAAATGATTGAAAAAGTTGATCAAATGATGAAGGATGTATTGATTGTACTTgatccaaggatagatgattttctTCCAATGTTGAGCTTATTTGTTGGTTATAAACAACGTAAAAAAGTTAAAGAAGTACGTAAGCGGCAAATCGAAACGCTTGTCCCTCTTGTCGAGAAACGTCGTCACGTTGTACAAAATCCTGGGTCCGACAAGGCTGCAGCTTCATTTTCGTACCTAGACACTTTGTTCGATGTTAAGATCGAAG GTAGAAAGTCAGGGCCGACGAATCCAGAGCTTGTAACACTATGTTCGGAGTTTTTGAACGGTGGGACCGACACTACGGCTACGGCACTAGAGTGGGCCATAGGGAGATTGATCGAAAATCCAAGCATACAAAACAAAATGTACGAAGAGATCAAAACCATAGTAGGTGATAAAAAGGTTGATGAGAACGATATCGAGAGAATGCCCTACTTAAATGCCGTCGTAAAGGAACTTTTACGGAAACACCCTCCAACGTATTTTACACTGACCCATACAGTAACGGAGCCCGTTAAATTAGGCGGATATGACATACCTATGGATGCAAACGTGGAGTTTTATGTGCATGGAATTTCACACGACCCGAACATATGGTCCGACCCGGATAAGTTTGACCCAGATAGGTTCTTATCGGGTCACGAGGACGCGGACATAACGGGTGTGAAGGGAGTGAAGATGATGCCTTTCGGGGTGGGGCGGAGGATTTGTCCTGGCTTGGGAATGGCTACGGTACATGTGAATTTAATGTTGGCGCGAATGGTTCAGGAATTCGAATGGTCCGTTTACCCGGAAAATAGTAAAGTTGAATTTAGTGAGAAATTAGAATTTACTGTGGTGATGAAAAATCCATTAAGAGCTAAAATTAAGCCAAGAATGTAA